GCACCGTCATCAATCATCACCTGTACACTTGCTCTTAGCGCGCGTTGTAACGAACATTGATCTGGTGCTAGAGACACAGACTTCAGGTTAGGAATGAAATTCCCCATGGTCTGGGCGATCTGTTTCGAGACGCGCTCTCGTACAGGACGTTGGAGCTCATCAAGTTCTCGAATTGACTTCTTATAACTTTCGCTTTTCTCAATGGAGGCGAGTTCAGCCTCAAGTAGCTCGTTTACAACTGCATGTGCCATCTCCGAAGTTCGCGTTGCTGGTATATATTGGACGAGTATCTTGCTGCCTATAAATTCCGCGATCTGAGGAGCTTTAGTCTTAAGGTACTTCTTCGCCTTTCCCTGTATCATTACGTCGAACACTGCGTCCTCTTGGCCCAGATCAAGTTTGACCTTCAGGTCTGTTTGGAGATTGCTCTCGACTCTTG
This genomic interval from Candidatus Zixiibacteriota bacterium contains the following:
- a CDS encoding ATP-binding protein codes for the protein MRLKEFSAQNYRSITTAYNLPLSEYTVLVGPNNEGKSNILRALGLGLKLLSRGRAVATTRRSRMRLRYREMERFDYDWIRDFPVSLQASKPDSGTSLYFTFKLTKADFQDFRTRVESNLQTDLKVKLDLGQEDAVFDVMIQGKAKKYLKTKAPQIAEFIGSKILVQYIPATRTSEMAHAVVNELLEAELASIEKSESYKKSIRELDELQRPVRERVSKQIAQTMGNFIPNLKSVSLAPDQCSLQRALRASVQVMIDDGA